A genome region from Microbacterium terricola includes the following:
- a CDS encoding ABC transporter permease: protein MTTAVLTSTIPLKNHVSIGQSVRNSLTMAGRGLIKIRRTPEQLIDVTVQPIIFTVMFAYIFGGAIAGSVGSYLPYLLPGILVQTVITTSVVTGVQLREDMEKGVFDRFRSLPIARVAPLAGALLADTLRYAIATTLTFATGYVMGYRPAAGLGGVVAAGLLVIGAAWALSWIFAFFGVIARTAASVQGISFLILFPLTFLSNAYVPTDTLPPALEWFAEINPVSHLVSAARALTMGTEAGADIMATIIGAAVVVAVFAPLTVRAYMRKA from the coding sequence ATGACCACTGCAGTCCTCACCTCGACCATCCCGCTGAAGAACCACGTGAGCATCGGTCAGTCCGTCCGCAACTCGCTGACGATGGCAGGCCGCGGACTCATCAAGATCCGGCGGACGCCCGAGCAGCTCATCGACGTCACCGTGCAGCCCATAATCTTCACCGTGATGTTCGCGTACATCTTCGGCGGTGCGATCGCCGGCAGTGTCGGGAGCTACCTCCCCTACCTGCTGCCCGGCATCCTCGTGCAGACCGTCATCACGACCTCCGTCGTGACGGGCGTGCAGCTGCGCGAGGACATGGAGAAGGGCGTCTTCGACCGGTTCCGGTCGCTTCCGATCGCACGCGTCGCTCCGCTCGCGGGTGCGCTGCTGGCCGACACGCTCCGCTACGCGATCGCGACGACGCTCACCTTCGCGACCGGGTACGTCATGGGCTACCGGCCCGCGGCCGGTCTCGGCGGCGTCGTCGCCGCGGGCCTTCTGGTCATCGGCGCGGCGTGGGCGCTCAGCTGGATCTTCGCGTTCTTCGGGGTCATTGCCCGCACCGCCGCGTCGGTGCAGGGCATCTCGTTCCTCATCCTGTTCCCGCTGACGTTCCTCTCGAACGCGTACGTCCCGACCGACACGCTGCCGCCCGCACTCGAATGGTTCGCCGAGATCAACCCGGTCTCGCACCTCGTGTCCGCCGCGCGCGCGCTGACAATGGGCACCGAGGCCGGAGCCGACATCATGGCGACCATCATCGGTGCGGCCGTCGTCGTCGCGGTCTTCGCCCCGCTGACGGTGCGAGCGTACATGCGCAAGGCATAG